A genome region from Deinococcus sp. KNUC1210 includes the following:
- a CDS encoding tyrosine-type recombinase/integrase → MTTEQLWEQFFYNLRVQRRSQATLSFYQVTRQKLAGYLTLEGYPQEVPGLTIQHLRSFVMWLEAQGLNPGGQHAHVRAVKALFNWSCREELITVNPATRLALPPLPRLRLPTVTSSETQRLLTTAKTWDQPLRDAAIIMMLFDTGLRVSELVKLTRQDLLAAQGLLRVRGGKGEKDRTVPIGTRTLTALGAYQRRERRPRWPHVEELLLSHRGEPLTRSGVGIRLARLSVASEMPRELTAPHAFRRGFAVEFLRNGGDVFTLQQIMGHASLDMTRRYVSFLDEDLKSAHLRFSPGDRL, encoded by the coding sequence ATGACGACCGAGCAACTCTGGGAGCAGTTCTTCTACAACCTGCGGGTTCAGCGCAGGTCCCAGGCCACCCTCAGCTTCTACCAGGTCACTCGCCAGAAGCTGGCCGGCTACCTGACGCTTGAGGGGTATCCGCAAGAGGTACCCGGACTCACCATCCAGCACCTGCGGAGCTTCGTGATGTGGCTGGAAGCACAGGGCCTCAATCCTGGCGGTCAGCATGCCCACGTCCGGGCAGTGAAGGCACTCTTCAACTGGAGCTGCCGGGAGGAATTGATCACCGTCAACCCGGCCACCCGGCTGGCTCTGCCACCGCTGCCCCGCCTGCGCCTGCCCACCGTCACCAGCAGCGAGACGCAGCGGCTGCTGACCACTGCCAAGACCTGGGATCAGCCGCTGCGCGACGCGGCCATAATCATGATGCTGTTCGATACCGGGCTGCGGGTGTCGGAGCTGGTCAAGCTGACACGCCAGGACCTGCTGGCCGCGCAGGGCCTCCTCCGGGTGCGTGGCGGCAAGGGTGAGAAGGACAGGACTGTGCCCATCGGCACCCGCACGCTGACCGCCCTGGGGGCCTACCAGCGCCGGGAACGGCGTCCACGCTGGCCGCACGTGGAAGAGCTGCTGCTCAGCCACCGGGGTGAGCCGCTGACGCGCAGCGGCGTCGGCATCCGCCTGGCCCGGCTGTCGGTCGCTTCAGAGATGCCCAGGGAACTGACGGCTCCACATGCCTTTCGCCGGGGCTTCGCGGTGGAATTCCTGCGGAACGGCGGCGACGTGTTCACGTTGCAGCAGATCATGGGGCACGCCAGTCTCGACATGACCCGGCGGTACGTGTCGTTCCTCGACGAAGACCTCAAGTCAGCCCACCTGCGCTTTTCACCGGGCGACCGGCTGTGA